The window GGTCGGCCGGCCGCCGGAGGCCAGCGCGCCCCGCTGCGGGGCGATGCCCGACGGTACCGCGCGGGCACGCGCGGGCGTGCCGGTCCAGCAGGTGCCGCGGCGGGACAGCAGGCGCCGCAGCCACAGCTCCAGGGACACCAGCTCCGCCAGGCCGTCCAGCGGCAGCGGTTCGCCCTGCGAGGCCGCGCGCAGGGCCTTGCGGACCACCCGCGCCTCGACCAGGCCGGCCTCGGCGAGCAGGGGGGTGGCGAACAGGTCCACCAGGTCGTTGACGGCCACGCGCAGGCCGGTGCGGGACGCCGCCGCGGCCGAGGCGTGCGAGGGAGCGCCCCAGCCGGGGGGCAGGTCGCCCACTCCCGCGCCCTGGAGCACCGTGCGCAGGATCGCCGCGCGGGCACCCGGCTGCACCCGCAGGGCCTCCGGCAGGGCCCGGCAGGCGCGGACGACCTGGTTGTCGAGGAAGGGCGTGTGCAGCCGCTGGGAGCGGACCTCGGCCGCCTGCTCCAGCACCCGCAGGTCCGCCGCGTGCCGGGCGAGGGCGGCACGCGCGCGGTAGTCGCCCGGCCGCTGCCCGGGACCCACTCCCGAACGGTGGGTCGCGCCTTGCAGGCGAACCGATACTTCAGCCAGCGCCTCTCCGGTCAGCCACCGGGCCGCGGGCCCGGGTCTGGCCCAGGTGAGTGCGGCCAGGGAGGCCCCGACGGTGCCCGCGGGCTCGTCGAAGCGGCGGTGCAGCAGCCGTTCGGCGAGCAGGTCGAGCCCCGCGCGGTAGGGGGTGCGCGACAGCCGTCGCGCCGCGCCGTACACGCGCGCGGGGACCATGACCGATCCGTCGGCCTTGGCGAGCGCGGCGACGGGCCGGACCAGATGGCGGCGCTTGCGGTCCATCAGCAGGTCGGCCAGGCGCGCGGGGTGGGCGTCCAGGACCTGCCGGGCGCCGTGGCCGGTGAAGTGGTCCGCGCTGCCCGCCGCGAGCCGTGCGCGGTGCCGTGCCGCCGCGACCAGGGACGGGCCGGGTTCGTCGGTGAGGGGGCCGTCCAGCTCGGCGTAGGGCAGCACGTCCTCGCCGCCGGTCACCACCACGTGGTGCAGACGGGGGTTGGCCGCGAGGGTCCCGGCGCGTTCCAGTTCGGCCTCGCGCCCGGTGGCCGTCAGGTCGTTGAAGGTGACCGCGAGCAGACGCTCACCGGCTCCCGTGCCGTGGCCAAGGAGGGTGCCGGGCCGGCCCGGCAGCCCGGCGGCCAACAGCGCGAGCGTGCCCGAGGCCGGTCCGCCGGACAGGTCGGCCCCGATGCCCGGCACCGGCATCCCTCGGGCCGCGCGGCGCTCGGCGGGGCCCATGCCGGGCACCGGGCCGGGATCGATGTCGGGTACGTGCCGCGGCGCGGACAGCCGGGCGCGGACGGCTTCCACCAGCGCGTCGCGCACCGCGTCGACCGCGCTGTCCGGATCGGCCGGCGGCGCGGCCACCGCGAGCGAGGCGACCGGTTCGTAGCCCGCGACCTCACGCGCCCCCGCACGCAGGATCAGCGCGTGGCCCGGCGGAATGCGCCGTACGCCCTCGTAGGGCGTGGAGTCGTCCAGCGCGGCCGGTACGTCGGGGGCGGCCAGCAGGGCGGCCAGATGCCCGAAGTCGAGGTTGGCCTCGACGAGGTCGGCCAACGGCAGCGCGGCCGTCGCGTACGCCGTGCCGCCGGCCCACGGGGTGTGGAACACCGGGCGGGCGCCGGCGAGGTCGCCGCAGACGGTGACGCGGCGGTCCACCTGTACGACGGCGGTGTAGCTTCCCGGCCAGGCCGTCAGATGCCTGAGCGCGCCACCGCGCGCGGCGAACAGACCGAGCCGCAGCTGTTCGTCGGAGGCCCCGCAGATGCCGAGCACCGCGATCCTCGTCCGGGCGTCGGCCTGCACCACGCGGATCTCGTCCGGACGCCAGTCGCCGACCGCCCACAGCGGGTCGGGGTCGCCCCACAGGAGCTGGGAGCCCACCGGGTGCAGGGTCTGGCCGTCGTGTCCTGTGGCGCCCGCGGAGCCGATCCCGATGGCGCCCGCGGCGGTGCTGCTCCATCCCACCAACCACCGCATCGAAGCCTCCACCGCCTGTGGGCAACCAGTGCACCGCAACGAACCGGGTCACCATGCTGCCACGAAGGAGGCGCGCCGGAGGGGAGGCGGAGCCGCCTTCGGTGGGGTGTACGCGCCCCCGTGCGCCTGGCCCGGTGGTGGCGAACGCCCGTACCGTGCAAGGTCGCTGCGACTCGAATGCGCCCCCTGATGCGCTCCCCGCGACACCCTTCGCGCCCTCAACTTCCATGGTGGGGGCGGTAATTCGGCAATGGCACACAGGGTCGATTTTCGGCCAATTCCGCACCATGGGGGCACGCGTGCGCACGCTCCGTACTCGCACTGCGCGTCACGCGGACAACACGCAGTCCGGGAGGCGGAGTTCGCCCCCCGGACCGTTCCGCCACCCGCGGGGATGAAGGCGGCGGTGTCCCCCAGCCCACTGGATCCAGTACAGCGGGCCGACCCACGCAGGACCATGGAACCGCTCCCCCGGTGGCCGGAGTAGAGCGCACGCACGGGCGCACGGCCACACAGCAGGTGCACGCCGCAACCCTGCGTGCAGGGCCCGCACTTGAGTGCGGGCCACAATCCCGCCATCCGGAAGAATGCCCCTTAACGCTTGGGATGCGGCGAACTACGCTGGGTTTACGAATGCCGCGTGGTTATGCCAGCGCGACAGCCGTCTGTGTCGAGGGGTGGCGCATGTCCAGGGAGCAACGCGGGCCGAACGAAAAGCTCGGCGCCGTTCTCGCCCTCGCGGGAATCAGCAACGCAGGCCTCGCGCGGCGCGTCAACGACCTCGGCGCCCAGCGCGGGTTGACGCTTCGCTACGACAAGACCTCGGTGGCGCGCTGGGTTTCGAAGGGGATGGTGCCGCAGGGTGCGGCGCCGCACCTCATCGCGGCCGCCATCGGGCAGAAGCTCGGCCGCCCGGTGCCGCTCCACGAGATCGGCCTGGCGGACGCGGATCCCGCACCCGAGGTGGGCCTCGCCTTCCCCAGGGACGTGGGCCAGGCGGTGAAGTCGGCGACGGAGCTGTACCGGCTCGACCTCGCCGGCCGCCGGGCCGGCTCCGGCGGCATCTGGCAGTCGCTCGCCGGATCGTTCGCGGTGAGCGCGTACGCGACGCCCGCCTCGCGCTGGCTGATAACCCCGGCCGACAGTTCGGTGGCGCGCGAGGCGGGCCCTGCGGAGGCCTCCGGCGCACCGGTCAAAGTCGGCCACAGCGATGTGCAGAAGCTGCGGGAGGCCGCCGAGGACGCCAGGCGCTGGGACTCCAAGTACGGAGGCGGCGACTGGCGTTCGTCGATGGTGCCGGAGTGCCTGCGCGTGGAGGCCGCGCCGCTGCTGCTCGCCTCGTACTCCGACGAGGTCGGCAGGGCGCTGTTCGGCGCCTCGGCCGAACTGACCCGGCTCGCGGGCTGGATGGCCTTCGACACCGGTCAGCAGGAGGCCGCCCAGCGCTACTACATCCAGGCGCTGCGCCTGGCCCGCGCCGCCGCCGACGTACCCCTCGGGGGCTACGTCCTGGCCTCCATGTCCCTCCAGGCGACCTACCGCGGCTTCGGCGACGAGGGCGTCGACCTCGCGCAGGCCGCCCTGGAGCGCAACCGGGGCCTGGCCACCGCCCGCACCATGAGCTTCTTCCGGCTCGTCGAGGCACGCGCCCACGCGCGCGCGGGCGACGCCCAGGCGGCCGGCGCCGCCCTCAAGGCGGCCGAGGGCTGGCTGGAACGGTCCCGCGACGGGGACAACGACCCGTCCTGGCTCGGCTTCTACGGCTACGACCGGTTCGCCGCCGACGCCGCCGAGTGCTACCGGGACCTGAAGGCACCCCGCCAGGTCCGCCGCTTCACCGAGCAGGCGCTGTCGAAGCCGACGGAGGAGTTCGTCCGCTCCCACGGCCTCAGACTGGTCGTCTCGGCCGTCGCCGAACTGGAGTCCGGCAACCTGGACGCGGCCTGCGAGCAGGGCGTGCGGGCCGTGGAGGTCGCCGGGCGGATCTCCTCCGCGCGCACCACGGAGTACGTCAAGGACCTCCTGCACCGGCTGGAGCCCTACAGCGACGAGCCACGCGTGGTCGAGCTGCGCGAACGGGCCCGCCCGCTGCTGATGACCACCGCCTGAACCTG of the Streptomyces sp. NBC_01788 genome contains:
- a CDS encoding MFS transporter, whose protein sequence is MSREQRGPNEKLGAVLALAGISNAGLARRVNDLGAQRGLTLRYDKTSVARWVSKGMVPQGAAPHLIAAAIGQKLGRPVPLHEIGLADADPAPEVGLAFPRDVGQAVKSATELYRLDLAGRRAGSGGIWQSLAGSFAVSAYATPASRWLITPADSSVAREAGPAEASGAPVKVGHSDVQKLREAAEDARRWDSKYGGGDWRSSMVPECLRVEAAPLLLASYSDEVGRALFGASAELTRLAGWMAFDTGQQEAAQRYYIQALRLARAAADVPLGGYVLASMSLQATYRGFGDEGVDLAQAALERNRGLATARTMSFFRLVEARAHARAGDAQAAGAALKAAEGWLERSRDGDNDPSWLGFYGYDRFAADAAECYRDLKAPRQVRRFTEQALSKPTEEFVRSHGLRLVVSAVAELESGNLDAACEQGVRAVEVAGRISSARTTEYVKDLLHRLEPYSDEPRVVELRERARPLLMTTA
- a CDS encoding asparagine synthase-related protein codes for the protein MRWLVGWSSTAAGAIGIGSAGATGHDGQTLHPVGSQLLWGDPDPLWAVGDWRPDEIRVVQADARTRIAVLGICGASDEQLRLGLFAARGGALRHLTAWPGSYTAVVQVDRRVTVCGDLAGARPVFHTPWAGGTAYATAALPLADLVEANLDFGHLAALLAAPDVPAALDDSTPYEGVRRIPPGHALILRAGAREVAGYEPVASLAVAAPPADPDSAVDAVRDALVEAVRARLSAPRHVPDIDPGPVPGMGPAERRAARGMPVPGIGADLSGGPASGTLALLAAGLPGRPGTLLGHGTGAGERLLAVTFNDLTATGREAELERAGTLAANPRLHHVVVTGGEDVLPYAELDGPLTDEPGPSLVAAARHRARLAAGSADHFTGHGARQVLDAHPARLADLLMDRKRRHLVRPVAALAKADGSVMVPARVYGAARRLSRTPYRAGLDLLAERLLHRRFDEPAGTVGASLAALTWARPGPAARWLTGEALAEVSVRLQGATHRSGVGPGQRPGDYRARAALARHAADLRVLEQAAEVRSQRLHTPFLDNQVVRACRALPEALRVQPGARAAILRTVLQGAGVGDLPPGWGAPSHASAAAASRTGLRVAVNDLVDLFATPLLAEAGLVEARVVRKALRAASQGEPLPLDGLAELVSLELWLRRLLSRRGTCWTGTPARARAVPSGIAPQRGALASGGRPTPTGR